A window of Oscillatoria sp. FACHB-1406 contains these coding sequences:
- the rpsN gene encoding 30S ribosomal protein S14, with the protein MAKKSMIEREKKRQKLVDKYAERRAELKEKFRTTSSQLEKLEIHREIQQLPRSSAKVRLRNRCWATGRPRGYYRDFGLSRNVFREWAHEGLLPGVVKSSW; encoded by the coding sequence ATGGCAAAGAAGAGCATGATCGAGCGCGAGAAAAAGCGCCAGAAACTCGTAGATAAGTACGCGGAAAGACGCGCAGAATTGAAAGAAAAGTTTAGAACGACGAGTTCTCAGCTCGAAAAATTAGAAATTCACCGCGAAATTCAACAGTTACCTCGCAGCAGCGCTAAAGTCCGCTTGCGCAACCGTTGCTGGGCGACAGGAAGACCGAGAGGTTACTATCGCGACTTTGGTTTGTCTCGGAACGTCTTCAGAGAGTGGGCGCACGAAGGTTTACTTCCGGGTGTTGTTAAGTCGAGTTGGTAG
- a CDS encoding redoxin domain-containing protein: MTAQAPASIYDLSAIAIDGNPVSLNTYKDKVLLIVNTASQCGFTPQYQGLQSLYERFSDRGLEILGFPCNQFGQQEPGNSSQIQSFCETRFGVSFPLFQKIDVNGSNAHPLYRYLTQAAPGILGTEGIKWNFTKFLVDRSGKVVKCYPPTTKPEDLAKDIQALL, translated from the coding sequence GTGACCGCACAAGCACCTGCATCGATTTATGACCTTTCCGCGATCGCGATTGATGGCAATCCGGTGTCATTAAATACTTATAAAGATAAAGTTTTACTGATTGTCAATACGGCGAGTCAGTGCGGCTTTACGCCTCAATACCAAGGATTGCAGTCTTTATACGAGCGCTTTAGCGATCGAGGGTTGGAAATCTTAGGATTTCCCTGCAATCAATTCGGGCAGCAGGAACCCGGAAATTCGTCGCAAATTCAGTCTTTCTGCGAAACTCGCTTTGGCGTTTCTTTTCCCCTTTTCCAAAAAATTGACGTGAATGGAAGCAACGCTCATCCTTTATATCGGTACTTGACTCAAGCAGCACCCGGTATTTTGGGGACGGAAGGAATTAAATGGAACTTTACTAAGTTTCTGGTCGATCGCAGCGGCAAGGTCGTTAAGTGCTATCCGCCTACGACTAAGCCGGAAGATTTAGCCAAAGATATTCAAGCTTTGTTATAA
- a CDS encoding response regulator has product MAANKVLIVDELATRRAQIREMLPSGNFEVVEASDGEEAIVLLDSDRVGLRVVIFNFELAIVSGWEVLKKLQTDPELQKIAAIVTSDRTADVTAIVPQPYLNYIEVVETSWDRIPFQKALKSALNKTKLPRQSLPTEPLAPPTPQPVEPEPVLEPVPPTAEFPPPETNYPPLTTSESIELNPVANVTENFVDPFASNSNPAAETEAATAFIDPFAPAENSDPSPLTDAGAAFADPFATATPPDTTVSTLSESFAEPFASVEVPPVAPTTSELQNNFSEPDLAPPATPVPTEAAIARETRGWESNNGAELAEFEIAPTPYASLECYRSLGDRAARNIDCLAISPDGQYLLTGSAVHPIQIWDLATSTLVVQWSLFSKETRCLAVMPDGHTVISGAERTKVKRWDFLTGELLGPLNDAAVGVSAIAISPDGLTLISGALHSNVKLWDLQTGETICPFNDYSFGTTALALTSDGSILVTGHENSNIKLWDFATGDLLGPLNIQSSHVTCLTLSPDNQLAISGHQDGTIEFIHLDSGEILRRIKAHALPVNGIAISPDGQYLISACPDEIKFWGASQ; this is encoded by the coding sequence ATGGCAGCGAATAAAGTTCTAATTGTTGACGAACTTGCGACTCGGAGGGCGCAGATTAGAGAAATGCTTCCCAGCGGCAACTTCGAGGTTGTCGAGGCGAGCGATGGCGAAGAAGCAATCGTATTGTTAGACAGCGATCGCGTCGGTTTGCGGGTTGTCATCTTTAACTTCGAGCTTGCTATCGTTAGCGGTTGGGAAGTGCTGAAAAAACTCCAAACCGATCCCGAACTGCAAAAAATCGCAGCCATTGTCACTAGCGATCGCACCGCCGACGTTACCGCGATCGTCCCGCAGCCCTACTTAAACTATATCGAAGTCGTTGAAACTTCCTGGGATCGCATCCCCTTCCAAAAAGCCCTCAAATCTGCCCTCAACAAAACCAAGCTCCCGCGTCAATCTCTCCCCACCGAACCCCTCGCTCCGCCAACGCCACAACCTGTCGAGCCCGAACCCGTTCTCGAACCCGTTCCCCCCACCGCTGAATTTCCCCCCCCAGAAACCAACTACCCTCCCTTAACCACTTCCGAAAGTATCGAACTCAACCCGGTAGCGAACGTAACGGAAAATTTTGTCGATCCCTTCGCGAGCAACTCCAATCCCGCCGCCGAGACTGAGGCTGCTACTGCCTTTATCGATCCCTTCGCGCCTGCGGAAAACTCCGATCCTTCTCCCCTTACTGATGCGGGGGCAGCCTTCGCCGATCCTTTTGCAACGGCGACTCCTCCCGATACGACCGTTTCTACTCTCTCTGAAAGCTTTGCCGAGCCGTTTGCGAGCGTCGAAGTACCTCCAGTTGCGCCGACAACCTCAGAATTACAAAACAATTTTTCAGAACCCGATCTAGCACCGCCCGCTACCCCTGTCCCTACAGAAGCGGCAATTGCCCGGGAAACTCGGGGCTGGGAAAGCAATAATGGAGCCGAACTCGCCGAATTCGAGATTGCGCCGACACCTTACGCCTCTTTAGAATGTTATCGAAGCCTGGGCGATCGCGCCGCTCGGAATATCGATTGTCTCGCCATTAGCCCAGACGGACAATATCTCCTCACCGGAAGCGCAGTCCACCCGATCCAAATTTGGGATTTAGCAACCAGTACGCTGGTAGTGCAATGGAGTTTGTTTTCTAAGGAAACTCGCTGTCTGGCCGTGATGCCGGACGGTCATACGGTGATTAGCGGCGCGGAACGAACGAAAGTCAAACGCTGGGACTTTCTGACGGGCGAACTGCTAGGCCCTTTGAACGATGCGGCGGTGGGGGTCAGTGCGATCGCGATTTCCCCCGATGGATTAACGTTAATTAGCGGTGCATTGCACAGTAACGTCAAACTCTGGGATTTACAAACCGGCGAGACAATTTGTCCTTTCAATGACTACTCCTTCGGTACAACTGCCTTAGCTCTTACCTCCGACGGGAGTATTTTGGTTACGGGACACGAAAATAGCAATATTAAACTGTGGGATTTTGCAACCGGCGATTTATTGGGACCGTTAAATATTCAGTCCTCTCATGTGACTTGCTTAACGCTCAGTCCCGATAACCAATTGGCGATTAGCGGTCATCAAGATGGCACGATCGAATTTATTCACCTCGATTCGGGCGAGATACTGCGCCGCATTAAAGCTCACGCGCTCCCCGTGAACGGCATTGCCATCTCGCCTGACGGTCAATATTTAATTAGCGCTTGCCCCGACGAAATTAAATTTTGGGGGGCGAGCCAGTAA